The Procambarus clarkii isolate CNS0578487 chromosome 24, FALCON_Pclarkii_2.0, whole genome shotgun sequence genome includes a region encoding these proteins:
- the LOC123761566 gene encoding uncharacterized protein: protein MPSTTSLIHVTLSPQPPASSTSPYAPNHQPHPRHPTPSTTGLIHVTLRPQPPASSTSPYALNYRPHPRHPTPSTTSLIHVTLRPQPPASSTSPYAPNHRPHPRHPTPPNTSLIHVPNHV from the coding sequence ATGCCCTCAACCACCAGCCTCATCCACGTCACCCTAAGCCCTCAACCACCGGCCTCATCCACGTCACCCTACGCCCCCAACCACCAGCCTCATCCACGTCACCCTACGCCCTCAACCACCGGCCTCATCCACGTCACCCTACGCCCCCAACCACCGGCCTCATCCACGTCACCCTACGCCCTCAACTACCGGCCTCATCCACGTCACCCTACGCCCTCAACCACCAGCCTCATCCACGTCACCCTACGCCCCCAACCACCAGCCTCATCCACGTCACCCTACGCCCCCAACCACCGGCCTCATCCACGTCACCCTACGCCCCCAAACACCAGCCTCATCCACGTCCCCAACCACGTGTGA